DNA from bacterium:
AAGGGTTTGATTTCCGGCATTAGAATATTCTCCTCTGCTTTTTAGATTTTTATCCCGTGGTTATCTTTCAGGTATTTTTTCATCCTATTAAGGAAGTTTTCTGCCTCCTTAATGTCTTTCTTAGCGTCTTCATCTTCGAAAAAGGTGAATATATCGTAGTCACCATTCTCACGCTCGTCTTTTATCTTATTCAACATTTTCCCAAAGTGTTTGTCTAATTTACCAGTCTTTACTATATGGAGACCGAACATAGACTTAAGGGCGCTATGACTGTTTACAGTAATCCCCTCAGTTAAAAGAACAGCCGCAGCAGCATGAAACATAGAGTAGTATGCCCTTGAGATGGCATCATCAAAAAAGCCTTCCTTAGCTAAAGATTTGGCTGCCGCCAACTTTTCCGCGGCCTTATTCATTTGGCCGGCAATCATATCTCTTATTGTTTGGTCCATAATAACTTGCCTGTCTTAGTTACCTCCATAATGAAAGGTATTCTCATTAACAGTTTTTTCTCAAAATCCTCTTCAGAATATATCTTCAGTGAGATGT
Protein-coding regions in this window:
- a CDS encoding HEPN domain-containing protein gives rise to the protein MDQTIRDMIAGQMNKAAEKLAAAKSLAKEGFFDDAISRAYYSMFHAAAAVLLTEGITVNSHSALKSMFGLHIVKTGKLDKHFGKMLNKIKDERENGDYDIFTFFEDEDAKKDIKEAENFLNRMKKYLKDNHGIKI